From the genome of Nicotiana tabacum cultivar K326 chromosome 2, ASM71507v2, whole genome shotgun sequence:
TTGGTAGGCATGAGAAGTTACTGAGGCGTTTAGGGTTATGGGATTTTGTACATATAGAATTCGATCGAGATTTAAGGGTGGATTTGATTGCACAGTTAATTGCTACTTATGATTCCAAATCGAGGTGTAGTTATGTTAATGATTTTAGAATCTTGGTTAATCGGGCTGATTTAGCACGGGCGTTTAAGCTGCCTGTGAAGAAGGACAAAGGTAGTGCTGATGGTCTGGACTTGGATGCTGATGCATTGACCGAGGAGTCGATAGGTTTTCTAGAGGATTTTGTGTCGATTTGGGTGCTTTTGCATGAGGACACATTTATAATGCCTAACGAGGTCTTAAATTGGATTAAGACTATAAAAGATGGGCACCCTGAGAGAGTGGATTGGGCTGGATTGTTCTGGTTCATGGTCGAGAAGGAATTGACGAAAGGGGACCAATTAGCGGACTGTTATTATGCTGCACATTTGCAGTACTTGATAAAGTCACAGCGTGAGGAGGTATTGTTTGGTGAAGAGCCGGAAAAAATGGAGTTTGAAGCTGCTGTGAAGGAGGAGGATGACTGTGGTAACGAGGACAATGCAAGAGTTGGTGGCTCGAGTAAATCTCAACAAGAGGATGGAGCTTTAGAGGAGGGATTgaattttgagttgactttggggCATGATCTTGGCCAGAAGAAAGAGGTGAAGGATGTGGAGATGATGGATGTTGAGGAACACAGAGAAGAAGAGGAGGGGGATGAAGCGAAAGAGAAACAGTGGCTTTTTGATGAGAGAACAGATGCAAATGAGCCCTTGTTACAGAGATGTAAGATGCAGGAAGCAGTTTCTTTGGATAATGATGAGGAGAAGAAAGAAAACCATGAGTTGGCAGATGATAAcgatgaggaggaggaggaggatgatGAGGAAGGAGCGGAGACGCATGAGGTTGAAGATGAATTTGATGTTATGCCTAGTGATGATACTCTTGTTGGGGATGGATTGACAGGAAACCTACTTCAAACAATGGAAAGTACGCAAATCGCATTTACGTCACAGGGGCAACTTCATGATCAGTCTTCAGTTGAGTTTCTTGCTTCTAGAGATGAGGAGATGCACAAAGGTGGTCCCTTTTTTGGTAGTGGAAGTAAGAGAGAGATTGAGATTGAGCCTGACAATTCTCTCAACGGCAGCAGCAAGAGGTTGAGGATTGACGGCGCATGGGACCAGAAGCCATTAGATTTTGGATCATGCATGGAACAAATGCAGCAGCTAATGGTGAGGGCTAGGATGATATATGAGACAAAAGAACAGAACGAGGAGCAATTCAACATGAACCAGCAAATTTTGCTCAACGAATTGCATAAAAGGGACAGTGTAATTGAACACTTGCATAAGTCTAAATATGAAGAAGTACAAAGGAAAGACGAAGAGATTTGTCGTCTTGAACGGGAGCTTTTTATAATGGGAAATATTTTGGATGGTTACAGAAAGGCATTGAAGGACACCCAGAAACAGTTCTCTGAGTATAGGCAAAAGTTCCAGCTGCCTGAAGAACCATACTACAAAGATGCTGGTCCTGGAGGTCAAATGTTGAGCACTGTTGAAATCGAAAAGCTACGCCTCAAGCAAGAGGAAGAAAATCGATCCATTTGCTTGCTTTTGGAACAAAAAGCAAAAGAAGCGGAGGAAGAATATGCTAGTCAGTTTGAGGTTTGTATTGATAAGGTTCAGATGCTGGATAAGAGGTTGATGAACCTTGAAGATGACATGAAGAACATGAGAAACTTGAGGGCAAAAAGTAAAGTTCCGAAAAGTGAGGAAGAAATCTCAGAAACTCCCGACTGCCCTCCAAATGAATGATTTgctccgccaaatcttcaattcCATGGTTGAAATGCAGGTAAGGCCAACTTATGATAATACCATACTCTCATGTTTGTGTGATGCATTATTTCAATCTttataggggtcgtttggtaggatgcattagagaaaataatgcatgcattagcttttgGTATTACTAATCCCTTGTTTGGTACACTTTTTCAACCTATGTAttactaatgcaagtattagttatacaacctaattggtattatcctatgtataactaatacatggcaaaccatggtattagcaataccaaggctattaatgcatgcattaacatggttaaagataaaattatccttaaagtcccttaaagctaaACAATATGAAGGGCAATTTTGTAAACaactaatttttaaaaaattgtgcaacgcattttaatttttaatacaccacacaaAACAGTGGATAAGAAATAAtctctgcataactaatgcatgcATTACTAACTCATGCATTATTAATCCAtgtattactaatacaccttattcaacactattcttatacaccctaccaaatgacccctaaaatTGCATAGGGTCTTTTTTTGTTGCACTGTTCCTCCTTTATGCACGTAGTCTACGGTCTACTTTTCCTGTCTTTCCCTCTCCCACTTTTTGTTGTAATTTGTATGGTGCAGAAAATTGAGAATATAAAGAAAAGGAGCGCCACACATGTTGGATGCTTTATAAGAACATTGAGAATATGAATACTTagaaaaagaaattcaaaaaatttaGTACAAAATATCATAATCTATAGAGTATAAGACACCCAAATTGCACCAAATACGAAATTAAAAACATAGGGAAATACAGAAAAACTTCTTATAAATTACAAATGTCAAATCTAATACATTTTAGAGCACCAAAAGAGAATATCATCCACCATGGAAGGGTAAAAGCAAAGAATATGAAGAAAAAGTGAAGACGGCTACTCTGGATACAACAGCAACAAATCAGTGGGACAATTCAAGTCTGCACTTTGAGTTTTTGTTTATTCTACTAAGGTCTTAATTTTTGTATGTATTGGACCTATTTGGTGTGCAtttgttgttaaaaataataACACAGCTGTTATTTGACAGAAGTTATTCCTTCAACTTTACGTACTTCCCCCTCTTTGGATTTCTACTGAGGAAAAATCTTTTTGTCTACAGTGACGGGGTGAAACGTTCTCGAATAAATCTACATAAAAGACTTGGAGATCAgatatttcaaaataaaatattgagTATTGGAAACATATTTACTTACTCATCTAAAAGACATGACCTACTTTGACTAGCACGGAGATGAAGAGGAGAAGGTTTGAATAGACTATGGTACTGTTACTATAAGATACGAGTGTGAAAACATCACTTCTAGAGCTAAAATGGTAGAACATATAGACGAACATAGATCAAATTGAAGATTGAACTATAAGGAAGCAAGAGTTTTAATAGTTCAAGTTGGAGATAATTCCAATTAAGTATATGGGTCCAATTGTTTTAGGACAAGCAAAAATGGAAAGTAGGTCATTCCGGATGGATTTGTTGGGTTTTCACTCTATCATTTCCTTGTATATTTCATTCTTCAATTGACTCCATGCAAGTGTATGTAGGCTCAATTACTATTTTAACCCATTTCCCTTCATTCAAGTAAGCTGTTATCCAATACAATCTCAAACCTTTACTTTGCTCTTTATTTTGGGTGAATGTGCATTTCTTCGTTACAAAGTTTCTAAATCTTATGCATTAATCTTTAACCTCATGTTGCCTTCTCTTGGAAATTTTACTGTGAAACATTCAAAATTTTGATCATTTGTTGTTTCTTCAAAACATCTATCCCTTTGTCCCAACTGAATCTTCACATTTCCTTTTCATAGATATTACGATTATATACATATATGTGGGTTTGGCTAACCTATTACATGAAGGTAGTAGGTTAGCATTGTAACCACTTTTGGGTTTCCTTAAATTTCCTTAGTATCATATTATACACGGATCATTGGAGGGGCAATTTtgtcatttcaaaataattagTCCCCAAATCATAGCAGGTGATTAATAAGTTTCCGTATATTATCATGAAATTtcaaaattatatattatacttGCAAAACTTAAGCTATAATAGCAGCTTGGACATATTTTTAAGTTTAAACCCATAGCTGTGCCTGCTAATGGATATTGTTCAAACTAGAAACTGATATATGTACCATAATGGGTATATAAGGTACCATTTTCAGTGGAAATATTTTCTGGTAGTTCGCGATAAATTACAAAGCAAAATCTTGCCGACGTTGCTTTTCCACGAGAAAGATCATCAACCTTATGAATTGTCTGCCTTTTTAGATGTTTTCTGATGTGTGCTGTTTATCTACCTAACCTGCTTATCTGTATATGTAATAGATTTTACCACAATAATGTAGGTTTCATGCAGATGTTTAACTTACATTTGACATGTTGCTCTTATGTCTTGCTCTTGTAGGAAGGTGGTGTTGCAAGTATTTTGAAGAAAGCAAGCTTAAATTAACTCATGCTGATCTCTAAAACTATTATTTTTGTGGCCTTGTTAGTAATGCTTTAGAGTTTCTAGTAATTGAGTTCTGACATTAGGTATTGATGAATGCAGTTGTAATGTGATTGCTATTGCATAGGGGTATGACTTGGTTCTATGTTATTAGGTTTTGGATTTACAATAGTATATATAATGGTACTGACTGAGAACATTGGCCAAGCTTCTCCCAAGTcggaagtatatttttttttcttaaaaaaaaagtgccttttttatttaaaaaaaatgcttttaagTAGAAGCAGAAGCAAATTTGTACGagaaaaaaagtagcttcttcccaacaacacttttttgaaaagcactttcgatttttgagaaaaataaacttagaagtactttttaaaagtttggtcaaatattaattgttgttgagaagtgctttttaaattaattagtcaaacataaATTAAGTCCGACCAAATGGCCCTTTTGAAAAAATAcattctcaaaataagttgatctTTGAAGTTATGAcccttttgaaaaaaaaaatactttctcaaaataagttgatctTTGAAGTTTGGCCAAATAGGTTATTAGTTTCATTAGTGATGCACTTGTgtccttaggggtcgtttggtacgtaGACTAAATTTTTTTGGGATTATAATCTTGGGATTGTAATTTTTGGACTAAATTATCTCACATGGAAGGTGGGATAAAATAATTTCAAGTTTGATGGAATAAAGTGGGATAATATGAGATATTCAGAATAAATTTATACTGCCAACCAAATACGGTATAAATTTAATCCCAGATCCTATCCACCTTATCCCTCGTGACAAACGACCTTTAGTCCTTGcttgctccccccccccccctcaacacacacacacacacacaacgtaccaaaaaaaaaaaaaaaggctttTGTTAACTCGTCAAAACTTGGTCCATTTGTCTTAGGACATTATATGTGGTTATTTACAATGCACTTCAGTtcctgtttttttttaaatttttttttttaatcctaCACCTACTTTCTAtgtgattttaaaataaatttctccttttattttgttTACCCGTTAGTATCCAAAATCAATTGGCCCGGCTTATTTGGAGTCAGTCGTATCGGGTAAAATTTACTAAAAGTGGTAAAacgcttattctcaaaattttcattctCAATGGTCAAAGTCAAGATTTCTTATTTTGGATAAAGGAACCTGAACAAATTAATTTCCTACTACTTTCCCCGTTTATTTTTACTTGatatgtatactaaaaatagatttttaattttacttgtcactttagcATATTAagagaagacaattttttttttcctgttatacccacataatttattactcatttcaaatcattttctcaaacccaataaaatatacatcaattaatatggatatcatgataaattatgacttcatttattatttcttaaggaacgtgaaaagtcaaaacgtgcaaggtaaaagtgaacggagggtgTAGATGTGATGGAAAATCAAAAGAGAGCATGTGCTTCTCATAAATTGCCAAATATGAAAATTGAATTCCTATCACTATAATAAATGGAGCACTTTCAAGTTCCAGCTTTAACTTGCATATATTTCAGCTGAAATAGATGCATAGTTTTATGGGGTTAATTTCACTGATGGTCATTGAACTATCTTTCAATTTTACTAAAGTCATATAActattttttgtcacttaaaagtaattaaactttatcattgtcacttaaaagtcattttgTCTTAAACCCCTATTTTTAGTAATCACGGCTAATAATATGAATATGAATAGTTATATCTTGCCCCTCTTTCTGAAAGCTTTATCGCTACATTTGCTTTAAAACAAACAATTTATCTTTTCGCAACAGTTTACTTTTTTTTCTTGGTTCTGATTTCTGTTGGCCCAACAATTCAGATTATAGAAATCTTCACCATTGACTGGCAGTCAAAGGCTCTTTGATGACTGGAACCACATCATTAAAATTGTCTTTATTTTCAGTCGTTAGTTCAGAGAAGTAAACTAACAATGTATTCATTCAATCTCAATTTTTAATTTTAGAGAATTTCTAATTTTGTTGTAGTGACTATATAAGATCTACTATTGAGATGAAAAATATTCTGAACAAGGCAAAATCATAGAAGCATACTCGTACAACTCTAACTAAAATATAATGCGAGCACATATGTTATTTAAAATTTTGTACTTATTTAAACATTCGACATACAAATAGAAAAAAAGGAAGTATTTACATTTATCAATGTTATTGCTCTCTTTGAGAGAGAATACATAGTAGCAAAAGATAAAATGAATAA
Proteins encoded in this window:
- the LOC107827401 gene encoding uncharacterized protein LOC107827401, with amino-acid sequence MSASNSPNQVDQTLDDSSNPNEPDKDDDNNNNNPTSQSQPQILEPLNPTNQENPQNQQTPEVILDEKDHENPDQKNSGTADTFPNFSLTVVLPIADSSEVSVPDPPLMSPTTTTTHKRIKRKKGKASTKKLQAIEKRLQTLKENLKPLPFCPSKILDFGRHEKLLRRLGLWDFVHIEFDRDLRVDLIAQLIATYDSKSRCSYVNDFRILVNRADLARAFKLPVKKDKGSADGLDLDADALTEESIGFLEDFVSIWVLLHEDTFIMPNEVLNWIKTIKDGHPERVDWAGLFWFMVEKELTKGDQLADCYYAAHLQYLIKSQREEVLFGEEPEKMEFEAAVKEEDDCGNEDNARVGGSSKSQQEDGALEEGLNFELTLGHDLGQKKEVKDVEMMDVEEHREEEEGDEAKEKQWLFDERTDANEPLLQRCKMQEAVSLDNDEEKKENHELADDNDEEEEEDDEEGAETHEVEDEFDVMPSDDTLVGDGLTGNLLQTMESTQIAFTSQGQLHDQSSVEFLASRDEEMHKGGPFFGSGSKREIEIEPDNSLNGSSKRLRIDGAWDQKPLDFGSCMEQMQQLMVRARMIYETKEQNEEQFNMNQQILLNELHKRDSVIEHLHKSKYEEVQRKDEEICRLERELFIMGNILDGYRKALKDTQKQFSEYRQKFQLPEEPYYKDAGPGGQMLSTVEIEKLRLKQEEENRSICLLLEQKAKEAEEEYASQFEVCIDKVQMLDKRLMNLEDDMKNMRNLRAKSKVPKSEEEISETPDCPPNE